ATCCCATACTACAGCATGGGCATAGATGCAGCCGACATCAACAACGATGGACTATTGGACCTGGAGGTCGTGGAGATGATGCCAGAGAACTATAAGCGCAAACTCCTCAACCTTTCTGACCTGTCTGAAAAGAACTACTACGTATTCCAAGACGTGGGATTCCACCACCAATACACGCGCAACGGATTATTCCTCAATACCGGGATGGACCATTTCGCTGATATCGCGTTGATGACCGGGATGGAGGCCACAGACTGGAGTTGGTCCACGCTCATTGCGGATTTCGCTAACGATGGTCATCAGGATGTATTCGTGTCCAATGGCTATCTGCGCGACATGCAGGATAAGGACTACATCAAACGCTCCAAGGTGATACAGGATCAAGGCAGGCGCATGACCCGTGAAGAGTTCAACACCATATGTAAATCCACCAAACTACGTAACTACCTCTATAAGAATCACGGTGACCTACAGTTTGAGAATGTGGCCAAGTCCATAGGGCTGGAACACCGTTCATTCAGCAGCGGAGCGTCCTATGCAGATCTTGACAATGATGGCGATCTTGAACTGGTCATCAACAATGTCAATCTCCAACTCGAACCTGACCCCGTCTTCCTTTATGAGAATTTGAGCAGCAATGGAAATAATTTCCTACGGCTTGAATTCAATGGACCCAAAGACAATCCCGGGGCTGAAGGAGTAAGAATAAGAGCACAGGTAGGAGAAGAGACCATGGTCCGAGAATTGAGAAGGACACGAGGTTTCGAGTCAGCCGTTCCGGATTATCTGCACATCGGGCTGGGTGAATCTGCTTTAGTCGATGATCTCGTTATCATATGGCCTGATGGGGCCATGGAAGTCAAGCAGAATATTCCCGGAGGATCGGTGCTGAACATTCGATATGAAGATGCTGTGGAGGAATATACCCCTCCAGAACCACGTCCAATTTTTCAAGCGACTCAGCCCCAAGGACTCGATTTCAAACATGAGGACAAGGTGCTCAACGAGTTCGATTTCGAGAAACAACTCCCTTTCCGATTGGGAATGCAAGGCCCCGGTGTTTGCACCGGAGATGTGAACGGAGATGGACTGACCGATATATTCATGACCGGCTCACATGATCAGTCATGTGCGCTCTACCTTCAAGGCGCTTCCGGATTCGAGCTTAAGGACGGCCCTTGGTCTGCATTCAGTTCAGAGGAGTCCGTAGTGGCCGCATTCGAGGATGTGGATGGAGATGGCGATCTCGATCTGTTCATCGGTGCGGGCGGTGTAGAACGTGGTGTCACCCATCAGGCCTATCTGGACAGGCTCCTATTCAATGATGGAAAGGGGAATTTCGAGTGGCGAGAAGATGTACTTCCTAGGATGATGAGCAGCACTTCTTGTGTCACATTTGCTGATGTAGACGCTGATGGAGATAGCGATGCATTCATCGGGATACGTTCCATTCCAGGATCGTATGGCAAGGCACCCATATCGTTCTTACTGGAGAACAAGGGAGGTACATTCACCTCTATCGGAGAATCGGTCACTGGATTCGATAAGCTGGGTATGGTCACAGATGCCACGTGGGGTGATCTGGATGGAGATGGGGATGAAGACCTCCTGGTGGTGTGTGAATGGCAGACTCCTCACATCTTCATCAATGAGAATGGAAAGATTGGCCTGAACACTGAAATAGTACCCGATATCCAAGGTTTCTGGCGCTCAGTGCACTGTGAGGACCTAGATGGTGATGGTCAGATGGAAATACTTCTGGGAAATCTCGGGACCAATTCCAAATACCGAGTATCGAGTGACCATCCCTTGCGTATGTATCTCGGAGACCTCGATAGCAATGGCAAGAGCGACATCATGCTGGCCTATAAACAAGGCAAGCACTATCATCCCGACCGCACTTTTACTTACCTGAAGGATCAGTTCCCCATGCTCAATCAGAAGTTCACCTTCTATGAAGATGTTGCTGGAAAGAGTCTGGAGCAGATATTCGGTCCCTCACTGGCTCAGGCGAGCATCTATGAGATCAATGAGATGAAGAGTATGATCCTGCGCTGGGATGGTCAGCGTTTCACCTCGAGTGCTTTACCTGACTTGGCCCAGATCAGTAGTGTAAATGATATCGTCATATATGATGTGGATGCTGATGGGGATAAGGACATCATACTGGCGGGAAATGAGCTGTATACTCCCATACAAACCGGTTCTTATGACGCAGGAATAGGAACGGTTCTCATACAGAATGGAGATGGAGAATTCGAGGTACTAGGATTCCAAGAGGCCGGACTGCGCCTCCAAGGGTGGGTCAAAGGGCTGGATATCATTGACTTAGGGGGCGTGTCTACCCTGTGTGCTTGGAGAAACAAGGACACTCCCCTCTTCTACCACCTAAGCCCTGAGCAATTAACAAGTCCGTGAAGATATCTTGATAAGTCGCTGCAAACCGTGCAGAGCGTAGGATTACATTTGTTCGTATATGGGCAATATAGACGTATATGAGATCTATGACCGTATGGAGAAGGAGAACATCATGCTCTCATTCAAAGGTCATCTCAACCAAGACATGTTGCACTCCATCTTATCTGTGATAGAAAAGAAACTGGAGGACTTCAAGACCGACAACCGCACCAGGAAAAGGGTCTATCATGTCTTAGTGGAGTGTTTACAGAATCTCTACCACCATAGTAAGCAAGACCCTGCCAAAGAGGAGTCAATCATTGTG
The sequence above is a segment of the Flavobacteriales bacterium genome. Coding sequences within it:
- a CDS encoding VCBS repeat-containing protein; translation: IPYYSMGIDAADINNDGLLDLEVVEMMPENYKRKLLNLSDLSEKNYYVFQDVGFHHQYTRNGLFLNTGMDHFADIALMTGMEATDWSWSTLIADFANDGHQDVFVSNGYLRDMQDKDYIKRSKVIQDQGRRMTREEFNTICKSTKLRNYLYKNHGDLQFENVAKSIGLEHRSFSSGASYADLDNDGDLELVINNVNLQLEPDPVFLYENLSSNGNNFLRLEFNGPKDNPGAEGVRIRAQVGEETMVRELRRTRGFESAVPDYLHIGLGESALVDDLVIIWPDGAMEVKQNIPGGSVLNIRYEDAVEEYTPPEPRPIFQATQPQGLDFKHEDKVLNEFDFEKQLPFRLGMQGPGVCTGDVNGDGLTDIFMTGSHDQSCALYLQGASGFELKDGPWSAFSSEESVVAAFEDVDGDGDLDLFIGAGGVERGVTHQAYLDRLLFNDGKGNFEWREDVLPRMMSSTSCVTFADVDADGDSDAFIGIRSIPGSYGKAPISFLLENKGGTFTSIGESVTGFDKLGMVTDATWGDLDGDGDEDLLVVCEWQTPHIFINENGKIGLNTEIVPDIQGFWRSVHCEDLDGDGQMEILLGNLGTNSKYRVSSDHPLRMYLGDLDSNGKSDIMLAYKQGKHYHPDRTFTYLKDQFPMLNQKFTFYEDVAGKSLEQIFGPSLAQASIYEINEMKSMILRWDGQRFTSSALPDLAQISSVNDIVIYDVDADGDKDIILAGNELYTPIQTGSYDAGIGTVLIQNGDGEFEVLGFQEAGLRLQGWVKGLDIIDLGGVSTLCAWRNKDTPLFYHLSPEQLTSP